The following proteins come from a genomic window of Macadamia integrifolia cultivar HAES 741 chromosome 14, SCU_Mint_v3, whole genome shotgun sequence:
- the LOC122060841 gene encoding receptor-like protein 9DC3 has product MSSWWCFLIFLLLSLFQTCFLSSPSPSPSSPHLCFHDERQALLQLMQMHYHFHPKSKHYPFKSWNLPNTDCCFWEGITCDVTTGHVVGLDLPHSSLYGSIHSNSTLFHLHHLQMLNFSGNYFSGQIPSQISQFSDLVSLDLSFNRFVGQIPSEISWLTKLVFLDFSGYRLSKFDIYRRFFQLEIPNLRAFVQNLSRLRELRLDGVDLSAQKNRDWCRHLSSALPNLHVLSMRNCSLTGPLDASISNLRFLSELYLSENQDISSTVPSSLVNLTSLTVLSIWYCGFHGVFPSNVFLQPNLTLIHLSGNPLLSVQLPEFPEVNNSSLQYLIASATKFQGQFPSSVGNLKFLKILYLVNCNFSGALPPSLANLSHVTELDLSGNSFSGQIPSIFRGNFPNLEYLWLDNNLLQGPIHSYLFFLPSLRALSLSYNHFSGVINELNHNISAFSSPLVEVDFSVNDFGYMVEDTNHSYDGRDNFVNTTRILELQMRYCNISKFPKFLRTLKELTFLDLSYNKISKFPDFPGELRRLDLSFNRITKFPNFIRNFKALEDLDISSNRIDGAMPKWIWQLQNLSYLDLSNNSLTGVELPLPPTNQSFNIEYLYLYSNKIQDCLPTAPCSSQSFNQSNSDRFVSPILGNLTSLLSKASHFSISANKLTGKIPFSICSASNLDFLDLSNNQLSGTVPTCLDSSNLRVLKLESNKLIGNIPLSICNARYLNILDLSKNFLSGTIPTCLGNINLGVLNLESNKLHGPIPPAFKDGCTLHTLKLNNNTLQGKVPRSLSNCKDLEVLDIGYNQLNDIFPYWLENLSVLQVLVMRSNKFGGPIAQLPQIDSPFPSLHVIDLSFNAFIGNLPFQYILHWKAMMTVENDSDLNYISFSNSKGYYYQDTVVVMEKGLYLTMTGILTTFVTIDLSNNNFNGGIADALGNLKALKVLNLSGNSLRGKIPFSLGNLRELESLDLSRNKLSGEIPRQMTSLTFLSVLNVSYNNLIGSIPKGNQFDTFSNDSYEGNAGLCGLPLSKKCEIIDRESPPTSAFQKDNDSTSLLDWKFMVAGYCSGLIIGLVVGQQLFWSDNQYFGCWSRIGGSKQRKGSKRKRRSRGN; this is encoded by the coding sequence CTTGTTATTGTCTCTATTTCAAACttgtttcctttcttctccttctccttctccttcttctccacaTTTATGTTTCCATGATGAGAGGCAAGCTTTGCTACAACTGATGCAGATGCACTATCATTTCCATCCAAAATCCAAACACTATCCTTTCAAGTCTTGGAATTTGCCCAATACTGACTGCTGCTTCTGGGAAGGCATCACATGCGATGTCACCACTGGTCATGTAGTTGGCCTCGATCTCCCTCATTCATCACTCTATGGTTCTATCCATTCCAATAGCACcctctttcatcttcatcatcttcaaatGCTCAACTTCTCTGGTAACTATTTTTCAGGGCAAATTCCATCACAAATATCACAATTCTCGGATTTGGTTTCCCTTGACCTCTCTTTTAACCGTTTTGTGGGCCAAATCCCATCTGAAATCTCATGGCTGACCAAGTTGGTTTTCCTTGATTTCTCTGGCTATAGGCTTTCCAAATTTGATATCTATCGAAGGTTTTTTCAACTTGAAATCCCTAATTTGAGAGCATTTGTTCAAAACCTATCTAGGTTGAGAGAATTGCGTCTTGATGGGGTGGACTTGTCAGctcaaaaaaatagagattgGTGTCGTCACTTGTCATCCGCACTCCCTAATCTTCATGTGCTATCAATGAGGAATTGTTCACTTACAGGCCCCTTGGATGCATCCATCTCAAACCTTCGTTTCCTTTCGGAGCTCTACCTTAGTGAGAACCAAGATATCTCTTCCACAGTACCCAGTTCTTTGGTGAACCTCACTTCTTTGACTGTCCTTAGTATCTGGTATTGTGGATTTCATGGAGTTTTTCCGAGCAATGTTTTCCTTCAACCTAACCTAACACTGATTCATTTATCAGGTAATCCTCTCCTCTCAGTTCAGTTACCAGAATTCCCTGAAGTCAACAACAGTTCTCTTCAATATTTGATTGCCAGCGCCACGAAATTCCAAGGGCAGTTTCCAAGTTCAGTTGGGAATCTCAAGTTTTTGAAGATATTGTATCTCGTGAATTGCAACTTCTCTGGGGCACTTCCACCTTCTCTTGCAAACCTTAGCCATGTTACCGAATTGGATCTTTCAGGGAACAGTTTCAGTGGTCAAATTCCTTCTATCTTCAGGGGAAACTTTCCCAATCTTGAGTATCTATGGTTGGACAACAATTTGCTCCAAGGGCCCATCCattcttatttgttttttcttccatCATTGCGTGCGCTGAGCTTATCCTATAATCATTTCAGTGGGGTCATTAATGAGCTTAATCACAACATTTCTGCTTTTTCTAGTCCTCTGGTGGAAGTTGACTTTTCAGTCAATGACTTTGGCTACATGGTGGAAGATACAAATCATTCCTACGATGGCCGTGACAACTTTGTCAACACTACTCGAATTTTGGAATTGCAGATGAGATATTGCAATATTAGTAAATTCCCAAAATTCCTAAGGACCCTAAAGGAATTGACATTTCTAGACCTTTCTTACAATAAAATCAGCAAATTCCCTGATTTCCCTGGGGAATTAAGAAGGCTAGACCTTTCTTTCAATAGAATTACCAAATTCCCAAATTTCATTAGGAACTTCAAGGCATTGGAAGATCTAGATATCTCTAGTAATAGAATTGATGGTGCAATGCCCAAATGGATATGGCAATTACAGAATTTGTCATATCTAGACCTTTCCAACAACTCCTTGACAGGTGTGGAATTGCCATTACCACCTACTAATCAGTCCTTCAACATTGAGTATCTTTATCTTTACTCAAACAAGATACAAGACTGTCTTCCAACAGCTCCATGCTCTTCACAGTCATTCAATCAATCTAACAGTGATCGATTTGTGTCTCCTATCTTAGGGAATCTCACATCCCTTCTCTCGAAAGCCAgtcatttttcaatttcagcCAATAAATTAACTGGAAAAATCCCTTTCTCAATCTGCAGTGCAAgtaatcttgattttttggatttgtccAATAATCAATTGAGTGGCACTGTCCCAACATGCCTCGACAGCAGCAACTTGAGGGTGCTAAAGTTAGAAAGCAACAAATTAATTGGAAACATCCCTTTATCAATCTGCAATGCAAGGTATCTGAATATTTTGGATTTGTCCAAAAACTTCTTGAGTGGCACCATCCCAACATGCTTGGGAAATATCAACTTGGGCGTACTAAATTTAGAGAGCAACAAATTACATGGACCCATTCCTCCTGCTTTCAAAGATGGATGCACTCTACATACACTCAAACTCAATAATAATACGCTTCAAGGAAAAGTTCCAAGATCACTGAGCAACTGCAAGGACCTGGAGGTGTTAGATATTGGGTACAACCAGTTGAATGATATCTTCCCATATTGGTTGGAAAATCTTTCTGTATTGCAGGTTCTTGTCATGAGATCAAACAAATTTGGTGGTCCCATTGCTCAACTTCCCCAAATTGATTCGCCCTTCCCAAGTCTACATGTCATTGACCTCTCTTTCAATGCATTTATAGGGAATTTACCATTccaatatattcttcattggAAGGCAATGATGACTGTTGAGAACGATTCAGATTTGAATTATATCAGTTTCTCAAACTCCAAAGGCTACTACTATCAAGACACGGTTGTAGTTATGGAGAAGGGACTATACTTGACAATGACGGGAATTTTAACCACCTTTGTCACCATAGATCTATCCAACAACAACTTCAATGGAGGGATTGCTGATGCTTTGGGAAATTTAAAAGCACTTAAGGTACTCAACTTGTCAGGAAATAGCCTCAGAGgtaaaattccattttccttggGGAATCTAAGGGAACTTGAGTCACTAGATCTTTCAAGAAACAAACTTTCAGGAGAAATCCCAAGGCAGATGACAAGTTTGACCTTCCTTTCGGTCTTGAATGTGTCATACAATAACCTTATAGGAAGTATACCAAAAGGGAACCAATTTGACACGTTTTCAAATGATTCCTATGAGGGAAATGCAGGACTATGTGGGTTACCTTTGTCGAAGAAGTGTGAAATAATAGATAGAGAATCACCTCCAACATCAGCATTCCAAAAAGATAATGATTCAACAAGTTTACTTGATTGGAAATTTATGGTAGCTGGATATTGCTCTGGTTTAATAATTGGTTTGGTTGTAGGACAACAATTGTTTTGGAGCGACAACCAATACTTTGGATGTTGGTCGAGAATCGGAGGATCCAAGCAGAGGAAAGGATCAAAGAGGAAGCGCCGCAGCAGAGGAAATTGA